One window of Pseudomonadota bacterium genomic DNA carries:
- a CDS encoding signal recognition particle receptor subunit alpha, whose amino-acid sequence MLKRKSYAAKDESRQNPAGFLQRVRQRLNKGDSWLTRDITDFVPSGKIDDEVMEELETRLLLADVGVD is encoded by the coding sequence ATGCTAAAACGAAAATCCTACGCAGCCAAGGATGAGTCACGACAGAACCCGGCAGGGTTTTTGCAGCGAGTGCGGCAACGCCTTAATAAAGGTGACTCGTGGCTGACTCGCGATATCACCGACTTTGTCCCGAGCGGCAAGATCGATGACGAGGTCATGGAGGAACTGGAAACACGGCTGCTGCTGGCCGATGTCGGCGTGGATG